Below is a genomic region from Sander vitreus isolate 19-12246 chromosome 15, sanVit1, whole genome shotgun sequence.
tcttaaaaacgtgttcaagaaaaataaaagtcaagtaaaaaacaaaaaaatcacaacacATCAAATTGCATTCCATCATAGTTCGGTTAATTAATGTTGCGGTTcttgtttatgtgtttttttgtaatcttttaaaacttattttagTGGGTGATTTAATCATAACTGTTGGTAAAATCATGCTACCAGCAGTTTCAATTTACGATGGCacttctttaaaaatgtatttatttatttatttttaggtgaAATGTAATTACACTCACTGACGTCTGACCCAACGCCAAACTACACGTAGTCCTACATGTTTATGGCGTGCGGAACTTTTCAGAGGCTTTTATTTGCGTGTTTCTAGTCGGACATAGTTAAATGACGTGCCTCTCAAGACCAGAAGCCGGAAGTAGTGGATTGTAAACCAAACTCACGTGCACgacatgaaaaataataaaaagcacAACAATGTGTCCAAAAAGGGTAAATTCAAGCCCGGGTccaagaaaagagaaaacaaatgcatCGTAACGTTTGACgacaaagacagacagtaaGTGTATCTACTGTTAACAGTGTTTAAACGCGTTGCAggtgttagctagttagcttcttagctaacgttaagtaTGTTAACGTTATTCACATTCTGACCACGTCACAGCGTAATTAACCATGGAAGCTCTGTGGTGTTGTACCACAGCTATCGTagtatttatacttatatttgttttactttgagTAACTTGCTATAACATTTAAACACCCTGGAAAACACCAACATCAAGCCAAGCtggattttattattataattaagcTGTAACGTTACGTTATATGAATCCTTTATGCCAGCGGTTCCCAATTTCTTTCACGTCAActaaggacccctaaactgaccaccaaattagaccacggacccccatCTGATAGGGTTCTacatgcagtttagtgtcccaaattccccatacacaTGGCTTGCTGAactgtgctatacaaataacattgccttgccttgcctacaatgtccttaattattaacctgctaaaccacctgtctAACAGCTGtttgggttatggttagggcaacctgtctcaaataagaccctcatcatttgggacactcagtttttggaacaatgtttgggacactaaactgcacgtataccggTTTTTGATTTTAGATGTTTTGTTACAGAAAGTGTCAGAAACCCATGAccgaaatagggtccaggtatccattctgtcattgtgttacctatggatggaattatagtgacCCGTCTTTGGGAAGCACTGATATGTGCTACACAAACCTGCAGAGACTTAAAAAAAGGTGACTGGTTTCTCAAGTTTCTTGCTTTCTGCCCTGTCAGGGACTATTTAACTGGTTTCCACAAACGAAAGGTGGAAAGGAGGAAAGCAGCAGTGGCAGAAATTCGGAAGAAAATCAAGGAAGAGCAGATCAGAGTCCGAGAAGAAGTAAGTGGAAAGGAAAAGAGCGCAGACTTAGAATCTGTTTTGGTGTGAGCATGTACGAGAACGATGTACTGATGGTATGTTCGGATCTGCTTTCAGAGGCATAAGGAATACCTCAAGATGCTGAAGGAGAGGACAGACGCTATTCGTGAGTTAAAagtcaaaagtttttttttttgtttactgatTTATAACACTTGATGATCTTTGCTTACTGTTTGTTTGATCCCATCTCTCAGAGGAGGCTGAAGATGATCTGGAAAATGCGATAACCAGTACGACAGAGTCAGTGCAGTACGATCATCCCAACCACATCGTCACGGTGACAACCATCAATGATCTCGACCTCACGGGGGCCCACCTGCTCGGACCCGTAGCAAATCCGGTAAACAGTAAAGCCTTGATTAATGTGAACAGTCTACATGTGTGTTCCTGATTAGGCTACATTTAGCCTGTTTTACTGCTCACAGctaacatgacatcatgacttcgcgtaaacatacatgcccactttcttaagccaagtggtgtgttatctgtacgcattttgagcgccgtatacagcggacgggttggctTTAGTAatagaagaaagcgacggttgagtttaggaaacgtgacacgcgggacacgatctctggtctcctgggtgaaagtcctgtgtttgacccatccgcccccccgaccaacctccctacgtggattttcaccctttcatactactcgctacggcgtaaatttacacgcaatcgcaaggtaatgtaactcaaaggaggccaaacggcgttgataaacgcgctaaaaagcgagtatgcgtcttgataacacgccaataatggcatacgaattggcgtgtcatacacacgccacttcatgagatcagtctgtcaCAGCTCTGTGTGGTCACTCTGAAAGTAGTTAATAACTAACTTTAATTATTGGGGGAGAATGATACTGATGGCAATAACACTCCATTAACACTCATTATCTTTGCTTTCAAGGTTACTGAGGAGGACGAAGAAAAGGgggaagaagagaaggagaaaacCGAAGCA
It encodes:
- the nol12 gene encoding nucleolar protein 12, which produces MKNNKKHNNVSKKGKFKPGSKKRENKCIVTFDDKDRQDYLTGFHKRKVERRKAAVAEIRKKIKEEQIRVREERHKEYLKMLKERTDAIQEAEDDLENAITSTTESVQYDHPNHIVTVTTINDLDLTGAHLLGPVANPVTEEDEEKGEEEKEKTEAMPRKAGNPIMNKKIRSLNASLSSFTSKRRRKGKQEGRGGRGRPTDKSVPEGKSRSGRTTKWQRRRLTGKKVHHRE